Proteins encoded together in one Streptomyces sp. NA04227 window:
- a CDS encoding SCO1860 family LAETG-anchored protein — protein sequence MPRNGSVRTAVPRLAAGCAGLALLAVPAAPAWAGTAQATTTDRPDTGRASAVVLRTDLDVSLLNKTVDVPLTLTLNEVRAPKSAEKTALTARLDGVDHGKPFSVLRADVASAKATVSGTRAEGRTELAHAKLNLPGLPLLSLIEVGAVSSRATCETGRKPVAEANLLGSVTVLGKKVTLSTSGTTQVTVPGVGEVRLDLAKRHTTSRTAAASALELAVSVDPLKLGVAKVTGRVTLAGATCETPAAKPGKPAEPEKPGGPDDGGDEAGKPERPEGKDGAGTGAEPQTERQTSQDDLAATGGGSQTPYLVSGAIALLGAGACAFALARRRRG from the coding sequence ATGCCCCGAAACGGGTCCGTACGGACCGCCGTGCCCCGGCTCGCCGCGGGCTGCGCGGGCCTCGCCCTGCTCGCCGTCCCGGCAGCTCCCGCCTGGGCGGGCACCGCACAGGCGACCACGACGGACCGGCCGGACACCGGGCGCGCCAGTGCGGTCGTCCTGCGCACCGATCTCGACGTCTCGCTGCTCAACAAGACCGTCGACGTGCCGCTCACCCTGACCCTCAACGAGGTCCGGGCGCCGAAGAGCGCCGAGAAGACCGCGCTGACCGCCCGGCTCGACGGCGTCGACCACGGCAAGCCGTTCAGCGTGCTGCGCGCCGACGTGGCCTCCGCCAAGGCGACCGTGAGCGGGACCAGGGCCGAGGGGCGCACCGAACTGGCCCACGCCAAGCTGAACCTGCCCGGGCTGCCCCTGCTGTCCCTGATCGAGGTCGGCGCGGTCAGCTCCCGCGCCACCTGCGAAACGGGCCGCAAACCGGTCGCCGAGGCGAACCTGCTCGGCTCCGTGACCGTCCTCGGCAAGAAGGTGACACTGTCCACGAGCGGTACCACCCAGGTGACGGTGCCGGGCGTCGGCGAGGTACGACTCGACCTCGCCAAGCGCCACACCACCTCCCGTACCGCCGCCGCCTCCGCACTCGAACTGGCCGTCTCCGTCGACCCGTTGAAGCTCGGTGTGGCCAAGGTGACGGGGCGGGTCACGCTGGCCGGGGCGACCTGCGAGACGCCTGCCGCGAAGCCCGGGAAGCCCGCGGAGCCGGAGAAGCCCGGCGGGCCCGACGACGGGGGAGACGAGGCCGGGAAGCCCGAGCGGCCGGAGGGCAAGGACGGCGCGGGGACGGGGGCCGAGCCCCAGACCGAGCGGCAGACCTCGCAGGACGACCTCGCCGCCACCGGCGGTGGCTCCCAGACCCCGTACCTGGTGAGCGGCGCGATCGCCCTGCTCGGCGCGGGCGCCTGCGCCTTCGCACTGGCTCGGCGCCGTCGGGGCTGA
- a CDS encoding amidohydrolase family protein, whose translation MSDHAVLHVKGRVLVGPEDVRDELWVVSGRITYERPAKAREVRTVQGWALPGLVDAHCHVGLDAHGAVPKETAEEQALAERAAGALLLRDAGSPSDTRWIDDRADLPKIIRAGRHIARTRRYIRNYGHEIEPALLPAFVAQEAGRGDGWVKLVGDWIDREAGDLTPCWPRGALEAAIAEAHALGVRVTAHCFAEDSLRDLVEAGIDCIEHATGLTEDTIPLFAERGVAIVPTLVNIATFPKLAAGGEQKFPRWSAHMRRLHERRYDTVRAAYDAGVPIFVGTDAGGSLPHGMVADEVAELVTAGIPPLEALSATAWGARAWLGRPGLDEGAPADLVVYDSDPRADVRVLADPRHVVVGGVVVR comes from the coding sequence ATGAGCGATCACGCGGTGCTGCACGTGAAGGGGCGGGTGCTCGTCGGGCCCGAGGACGTACGCGACGAACTCTGGGTCGTCTCGGGGCGGATCACCTACGAACGCCCGGCCAAAGCGCGTGAGGTGCGCACCGTCCAGGGCTGGGCGCTGCCCGGCCTGGTCGACGCGCACTGTCACGTCGGCCTCGACGCGCACGGCGCCGTGCCGAAGGAGACCGCCGAGGAGCAGGCGCTGGCCGAACGGGCCGCGGGCGCCCTGCTGTTGCGGGACGCGGGCTCGCCCTCGGACACCCGCTGGATCGACGACCGCGCCGATCTGCCGAAGATCATCCGGGCGGGCCGGCACATCGCCCGCACCCGCCGCTACATCCGCAACTACGGCCACGAGATCGAGCCCGCCCTGCTGCCCGCCTTCGTCGCCCAGGAGGCCGGGCGCGGCGACGGCTGGGTCAAGCTCGTCGGCGACTGGATCGACCGCGAGGCGGGCGACCTCACCCCCTGCTGGCCGCGCGGCGCCCTGGAGGCCGCCATCGCCGAGGCGCACGCGCTCGGCGTACGGGTCACCGCGCACTGCTTCGCCGAGGACTCGCTGCGCGACCTGGTCGAAGCGGGCATCGACTGCATCGAGCACGCCACCGGCCTCACCGAGGACACCATCCCGCTCTTCGCCGAACGCGGCGTCGCCATCGTGCCCACCCTCGTCAACATCGCCACCTTCCCGAAGCTGGCCGCGGGCGGCGAGCAGAAGTTCCCCCGCTGGTCGGCCCATATGAGGCGGCTGCACGAACGCCGTTACGACACCGTCCGCGCCGCCTACGACGCGGGCGTACCGATCTTCGTCGGCACCGACGCGGGCGGCTCCCTGCCGCACGGCATGGTCGCCGACGAGGTCGCCGAACTCGTCACCGCGGGAATCCCGCCCCTCGAAGCCCTCTCGGCCACCGCCTGGGGCGCGCGCGCCTGGCTCGGGCGCCCTGGGCTGGACGAGGGCGCCCCTGCCGACCTCGTCGTCTACGACAGCGATCCGCGGGCGGACGTACGGGTGCTCGCGGATCCGCGGCATGTGGTGGTGGGGGGAGTGGTGGTTCGCTGA
- a CDS encoding amino acid ABC transporter ATP-binding protein has protein sequence MSKRTPLDKAPDEAAAPGEPEIRVENLHKSFGANEVLRGIDLTVARGEVVCVIGPSGSGKSTLLRCVNLLEEPSAGRVFVGGSELTHPDVDIDAVRRRIGMVFQQFNLFPHLSVTDNLTLPQRRVLGRDKARARRIAAENLERVGLTDKAKAFPASLSGGQQQRVAIARALAMGPEVMLFDEPTSALDPELVGDVLAVMRMLADEGMTMMVVTHEMSFAREVADRVVFMDGGVIVEQGPPAEVIGRPRHERTRHFLARVLDPAAASVEEGMPPPDKVS, from the coding sequence ATGAGCAAGCGCACGCCCCTGGACAAGGCACCCGACGAGGCGGCGGCGCCCGGCGAACCGGAGATCCGCGTCGAGAACCTGCACAAGTCCTTCGGCGCCAACGAGGTGCTGCGCGGCATCGACCTCACGGTCGCCAGGGGCGAGGTGGTCTGTGTCATCGGGCCCTCGGGCTCCGGCAAGTCCACGCTGCTGCGCTGCGTCAACCTGCTCGAAGAGCCCAGCGCGGGCCGGGTGTTCGTGGGCGGCAGCGAACTCACCCACCCCGATGTGGACATCGATGCCGTACGACGCCGCATCGGCATGGTCTTCCAGCAGTTCAACCTCTTCCCGCACCTGTCGGTGACCGACAACCTCACCCTGCCGCAGCGGCGGGTACTGGGCCGGGACAAGGCGCGGGCACGCCGTATCGCCGCCGAGAACCTGGAACGCGTCGGCCTCACCGACAAGGCGAAGGCGTTCCCCGCGTCCCTGTCCGGCGGCCAGCAGCAGCGCGTGGCGATCGCCCGGGCGCTGGCGATGGGCCCGGAGGTGATGCTCTTCGACGAGCCCACCTCGGCGCTCGACCCGGAACTGGTGGGCGATGTCCTCGCCGTCATGCGCATGCTCGCCGACGAGGGCATGACGATGATGGTGGTCACCCACGAGATGAGCTTCGCGCGCGAGGTCGCCGACCGGGTCGTCTTCATGGACGGCGGCGTCATCGTCGAACAGGGCCCGCCCGCCGAGGTCATCGGCAGGCCCCGGCACGAGCGGACCCGGCACTTCCTGGCCCGCGTACTCGACCCGGCGGCAGCCAGTGTCGAAGAGGGCATGCCGCCCCCGGACAAGGTCTCCTAG
- a CDS encoding amino acid ABC transporter permease encodes MSTAESSRTPTRTGLTRRQKRAISRGLQYAVFLAAVVAIGVSADWDRLKNQFAQTDLAKELFPDIITIALRNTVVYTLSGFVLGLVLGMVIALMRLSSVAPYRWLAGIYIEIFRGLPALLIFIFVGVAVPLAFPGTEIPGGTYGKVALALGLVSAAYMAETIRAGIQAVPKGQLEAARSLGFSHPRAMISIVIPQAFRIVIPPLTNELVLLFKDSSLVLFLGVTLEERELTKFGRDLASESANSTPILVAGLCYLLVTVPLGFVVRKLESRAAESTR; translated from the coding sequence ATGAGCACTGCCGAGAGCAGCCGTACCCCCACCAGGACCGGACTGACCCGGCGCCAGAAGCGGGCGATCTCGCGCGGACTGCAGTACGCGGTGTTCCTCGCCGCGGTGGTCGCCATCGGCGTCAGCGCGGACTGGGACCGGCTGAAGAACCAGTTCGCGCAGACCGACCTGGCCAAGGAACTCTTCCCGGACATCATCACCATCGCGCTGCGCAACACCGTGGTGTACACCCTCTCCGGCTTCGTGCTCGGACTGGTGCTCGGCATGGTGATCGCGCTGATGCGGCTGTCGTCGGTGGCGCCGTACCGCTGGCTCGCGGGGATCTACATCGAGATCTTCCGCGGTCTGCCCGCCCTGCTGATCTTCATCTTCGTCGGGGTGGCCGTCCCGCTGGCCTTCCCCGGCACCGAGATCCCCGGCGGCACGTACGGCAAGGTCGCGCTCGCCCTCGGTCTGGTCTCCGCCGCGTACATGGCGGAGACGATCAGGGCGGGCATCCAGGCCGTGCCCAAGGGGCAGTTGGAGGCGGCGCGTTCGCTCGGCTTCTCGCACCCGCGGGCGATGATCTCGATCGTGATCCCGCAGGCGTTCCGGATCGTGATCCCGCCGCTGACCAACGAACTCGTTCTGCTCTTCAAGGACTCCTCGCTGGTGCTGTTCCTCGGCGTCACCCTGGAGGAACGCGAACTGACCAAGTTCGGACGGGACTTGGCGAGCGAGTCCGCGAACTCCACCCCGATCCTGGTCGCCGGGCTCTGCTACCTCCTGGTGACCGTCCCGCTGGGCTTCGTGGTGCGCAAACTGGAGTCACGGGCGGCGGAGTCCACCCGATGA
- a CDS encoding transporter substrate-binding domain-containing protein has translation MNPTVPGRRARTLAALTAAAVLAVVTGCSSDDKGGTAAGGVEVVKEGKLTTCTHLPYPPFQSNIDGKVQGFDVALVDLVAEKLKVKQTIQDIPFENFKTGAALNSGQCDLAAAGMTITEERKKNVDFSDPYFEATQAVLVAKGSGIDSLDDLKAKGKKLGAQAQTTGEEYATKNKLGATSFESSDAVLNGLRTKQVQAVIIDYPVVQGWLKDPDNAKAFEVVENLNTGEQYGITVKKGNTKLLKAINEAIADAKADGTYKKLYEKWIGPYQSAAEPSAAAS, from the coding sequence GTGAATCCGACGGTCCCCGGCCGCAGAGCCCGCACCCTGGCCGCCCTCACCGCCGCCGCCGTGCTGGCAGTCGTCACGGGCTGTTCCTCGGACGACAAGGGAGGCACCGCCGCGGGCGGCGTCGAGGTGGTCAAGGAGGGCAAGCTGACGACCTGCACGCACCTGCCCTACCCGCCGTTCCAGTCCAACATCGACGGCAAGGTGCAGGGCTTCGACGTCGCGCTGGTCGACCTCGTGGCCGAGAAGCTCAAGGTGAAGCAGACCATCCAGGACATCCCCTTCGAGAACTTCAAGACCGGCGCCGCCCTCAACTCCGGCCAGTGCGACCTGGCCGCCGCGGGCATGACGATCACCGAGGAGCGCAAGAAGAACGTCGACTTCTCCGACCCCTACTTCGAGGCCACGCAGGCCGTCCTGGTCGCCAAGGGCAGCGGTATCGACTCGCTCGACGACCTCAAGGCCAAGGGCAAGAAGCTCGGCGCCCAGGCGCAGACCACCGGTGAGGAGTACGCGACCAAGAACAAGCTCGGCGCGACCTCCTTCGAGAGCTCCGACGCGGTCCTGAACGGTCTGCGCACCAAGCAGGTCCAAGCCGTCATCATCGACTACCCGGTGGTCCAGGGCTGGCTGAAGGACCCGGACAACGCCAAGGCCTTCGAGGTCGTCGAGAACCTCAACACCGGTGAGCAGTACGGCATCACGGTGAAGAAGGGCAACACCAAGCTGCTGAAGGCCATCAACGAGGCGATCGCGGACGCCAAGGCCGACGGCACGTACAAGAAGCTGTACGAGAAGTGGATCGGCCCCTACCAGTCGGCCGCCGAGCCCTCCGCCGCCGCGTCATGA
- a CDS encoding alanine--glyoxylate aminotransferase family protein, with protein MTHPFLDLPPMSAAQFAAIEERVARLLGTRQDVVITQGEALLPLEGCIRSAAGPGTTALNVITGPYGQTFGGWLRDSGAKVVDLAVPFDGAVTAAQVKRALADEPAIDFVSLVHAEAATGNTNPVAEIGEAVRAHGALFMLDAVASVAAEPLLPDEWGVDLCVIGAQKAMGGPAGVSAVSVSARAWQRMADNPTAPRRSYLSLLDWKQRWIEPGRTALPHAPAQLEMLGLAACLDRIEADGPAAFAHRHATAAAATRAGVLAMGGGLEPYVRDSAAAAPVATTLRTTGGIDAAALVRCALAPSDELPLAAGGGALAAELVRLNHYGPMATPEVVDAALCALGAGLTELGGSPDVRAGRRAAAALWE; from the coding sequence GTGACGCACCCCTTTCTCGACCTGCCCCCGATGAGCGCCGCGCAGTTCGCCGCGATCGAGGAGCGGGTGGCCCGGCTCCTCGGCACCCGGCAGGACGTGGTGATCACCCAGGGCGAGGCGCTGCTGCCCCTGGAGGGATGCATCCGCTCGGCGGCCGGGCCCGGCACCACCGCGCTGAACGTGATCACCGGCCCGTACGGGCAGACCTTCGGCGGCTGGCTGCGCGACAGCGGGGCGAAGGTGGTGGACCTGGCCGTGCCCTTCGACGGGGCGGTCACGGCCGCGCAGGTGAAACGGGCGCTCGCGGACGAACCGGCGATCGACTTCGTCTCGCTGGTCCACGCGGAGGCCGCCACCGGCAACACCAACCCGGTCGCGGAGATCGGCGAGGCGGTGCGCGCGCACGGCGCCCTGTTCATGCTCGACGCCGTGGCCTCGGTGGCCGCGGAGCCGCTGCTGCCCGACGAGTGGGGCGTGGACCTGTGCGTGATCGGCGCCCAGAAGGCGATGGGCGGTCCGGCCGGGGTGTCCGCGGTCTCGGTGAGCGCCCGGGCCTGGCAGCGGATGGCGGACAACCCGACGGCTCCGCGCCGCTCCTATCTCTCGCTCCTGGACTGGAAGCAGCGCTGGATCGAGCCTGGGCGCACCGCCCTGCCGCACGCGCCCGCCCAGTTGGAGATGCTGGGCCTCGCGGCCTGCCTGGACCGCATCGAGGCGGACGGTCCCGCCGCGTTCGCGCACCGGCACGCGACGGCGGCCGCGGCCACCCGGGCCGGGGTGCTCGCGATGGGCGGCGGCCTGGAGCCGTACGTACGCGACAGCGCGGCGGCGGCCCCGGTGGCCACCACTCTGCGCACGACGGGCGGCATCGACGCCGCGGCGCTGGTGCGGTGCGCGCTGGCGCCCTCGGACGAGCTGCCGCTCGCCGCGGGCGGTGGCGCGCTGGCGGCGGAGCTGGTGCGGCTGAACCACTACGGGCCGATGGCCACCCCCGAGGTGGTCGACGCCGCCCTGTGCGCGCTCGGCGCCGGGCTCACCGAACTGGGCGGGTCCCCGGACGTACGGGCGGGCCGCAGGGCCGCGGCTGCGCTGTGGGAGTGA
- the ectA gene encoding diaminobutyrate acetyltransferase: MTAAQADLVRARQGFAEMPEGLRLDTPEVEDGAAVWRIARDSKTLDLNSSYAYLLWCRDFAGTSVVARDESTDEPVAFITGYIRPERPQTLVVWQVAVDASHRGKGLAAALLEGLVSKVAEQQGIDCLETTISPDNAASQRLFTAFAERRGAKVARKVLFDAGMFPEEGHEPEVLYHIAPLAQAS, encoded by the coding sequence ATGACCGCTGCACAGGCAGACCTCGTACGTGCCCGCCAGGGCTTTGCAGAAATGCCGGAGGGACTGCGGCTCGACACCCCGGAGGTGGAGGACGGAGCCGCTGTCTGGCGCATTGCCCGCGACTCCAAGACCCTCGACCTCAACTCCTCGTACGCCTACTTGCTGTGGTGCCGTGACTTCGCCGGCACCTCGGTGGTGGCCCGCGACGAGAGCACGGATGAGCCGGTCGCCTTCATCACCGGCTACATCCGGCCCGAGCGCCCGCAGACCTTGGTGGTCTGGCAGGTCGCCGTCGACGCGTCGCACCGGGGTAAGGGCCTGGCCGCGGCCCTGCTCGAAGGCCTCGTCTCGAAGGTCGCCGAGCAGCAGGGAATCGACTGTCTCGAGACCACGATCAGTCCGGACAACGCCGCCTCCCAGCGCCTGTTCACCGCGTTCGCGGAGCGCAGGGGCGCGAAGGTCGCCCGCAAGGTGCTCTTCGACGCGGGCATGTTCCCCGAGGAAGGACACGAGCCAGAGGTGCTGTACCACATCGCCCCCCTGGCCCAAGCTTCGTGA
- the ectB gene encoding diaminobutyrate--2-oxoglutarate transaminase, which translates to MTITQPDLSVFETLESEVRSYCRGWPTVFDRAQGSRMYDEDGHTYLDFFAGAGSLNYGHNNAVLKRALIDYLERDGVTHGLDMSTTAKRAFLESFQNIILRPRDLPYKVMFPGPTGTNAVESALKLARKVKGRESIVSFTNAFHGMSLGSLAVTGNAFKRAGAGIPLVHGTPMPFDNYLDGQVPDFLWFERLLEDQGSGLNQPAAVIVETVQGEGGINVARAEWLRQLADLCERRDMLLIVDDIQMGCGRTGAFFSFEEAGIVPDIVTVSKSISGYGLPMSLCLFKPELDVWEPGEHNGTFRGNNPAFVTAAAALETYWTDGAAMEKQTLSRGQQIEETLAALREEHSADIKQYRGRGMVWGAEFHDKPKASAVAQRAFELGLLVETSGPESEVVKLLPALTITPEELDEGLRTLARAVRETL; encoded by the coding sequence GTGACCATCACCCAGCCCGACCTGAGCGTCTTCGAGACCCTGGAGTCGGAGGTGCGCAGCTACTGCCGCGGCTGGCCCACCGTCTTCGACCGGGCGCAGGGCAGCCGTATGTACGACGAGGACGGCCACACGTACCTCGACTTCTTCGCGGGCGCCGGCTCGCTCAACTACGGCCACAACAACGCCGTACTCAAACGCGCGCTGATCGACTACCTGGAGCGTGACGGGGTCACCCACGGCCTCGACATGTCCACCACCGCGAAACGCGCGTTCCTGGAGTCCTTCCAGAACATCATCCTGCGCCCGCGCGACCTGCCGTACAAGGTCATGTTCCCGGGCCCGACGGGCACCAACGCGGTCGAGTCCGCGCTGAAGCTGGCCCGCAAGGTCAAGGGCCGGGAGTCGATCGTCTCCTTCACCAACGCCTTCCACGGCATGTCGCTCGGCTCCCTCGCGGTGACCGGCAACGCCTTCAAGCGCGCGGGCGCGGGCATCCCGCTGGTGCACGGCACCCCGATGCCCTTCGACAACTACCTCGACGGGCAGGTCCCGGACTTCCTGTGGTTCGAGCGGCTGCTCGAGGACCAGGGCTCCGGCCTGAACCAGCCCGCCGCGGTGATCGTGGAGACGGTCCAGGGCGAGGGCGGCATCAACGTCGCCCGTGCCGAGTGGCTGCGCCAGCTCGCCGACCTGTGCGAGCGCCGCGACATGCTGCTGATCGTGGACGACATCCAGATGGGCTGCGGCCGCACCGGCGCCTTCTTCTCCTTCGAGGAGGCGGGCATCGTCCCGGACATCGTGACGGTCTCCAAGTCCATCAGCGGCTACGGACTGCCGATGTCGCTGTGCCTGTTCAAGCCCGAGCTGGACGTCTGGGAGCCGGGCGAGCACAACGGCACCTTCCGCGGCAACAACCCGGCCTTCGTCACCGCGGCCGCCGCCCTGGAGACCTACTGGACCGACGGCGCCGCGATGGAGAAGCAGACCCTCTCCCGGGGCCAGCAGATCGAGGAGACCCTGGCCGCCCTGCGCGAGGAGCACAGCGCGGACATCAAGCAGTACCGGGGCCGCGGCATGGTGTGGGGCGCCGAGTTCCACGACAAGCCCAAGGCCTCGGCCGTGGCGCAGCGGGCCTTCGAGCTCGGCCTCCTGGTCGAGACCTCCGGCCCGGAGAGCGAGGTCGTCAAGCTGCTGCCCGCTCTCACCATCACGCCCGAAGAGCTGGACGAGGGACTGCGCACCCTCGCCCGCGCGGTGCGCGAGACCCTCTGA
- a CDS encoding ectoine synthase, translating to MIVRSFQEIEDTDRHVKSKSGTWESKRIILAKEKVGFSLHETVLYAGTETSMWYANHVEAVLCVEGEAELTNDETGEKHWIRPGTMYLLDGHERHTLRPKTDFRCVCVFNPPVTGREDHDENGVYPLLTEEG from the coding sequence GTGATCGTCCGTTCGTTCCAGGAGATCGAAGACACCGACCGCCATGTGAAGAGCAAGTCAGGCACATGGGAGAGCAAGCGGATCATCCTCGCCAAGGAGAAGGTCGGCTTCTCGCTGCACGAGACCGTCCTGTACGCGGGGACGGAGACCTCGATGTGGTACGCCAACCACGTCGAAGCCGTCCTGTGCGTCGAGGGCGAGGCGGAGCTGACCAACGACGAGACCGGCGAGAAGCACTGGATCCGTCCCGGCACCATGTACCTCCTGGACGGTCACGAGCGCCACACCCTGCGCCCGAAGACGGACTTCAGGTGTGTGTGCGTCTTCAATCCTCCTGTGACCGGACGGGAGGACCATGATGAGAACGGCGTCTACCCGCTGCTGACCGAGGAGGGCTGA
- the thpD gene encoding ectoine hydroxylase — protein MTVTPEITDLYPSRGATEVALPRTDPVVWSAPGAPGPISESELTSYERDGFLAMEQLLTPDEVATYRAELDRLVTDPMIKADERSIVEPKSQEIRSVFEVHRISEIFARLVRDERLVGRARQILGSDVYVHQSRINVKPGFGASGFYWHSDFETWHAEDGLPRMRTVSVSVALTENYDTNGGLMIMPGSHKTFLGCAGETPKDNYKKSLQMQDAGTPSDEALTRFADAHGIRLFTGKAGAATWFDCNAMHGSGDNITPYPRSNVFIVFNSVENEAVEPFSAPVRRPEFIGARDFTPVR, from the coding sequence ATGACCGTCACCCCGGAGATCACCGACCTGTACCCCAGCCGTGGAGCCACCGAGGTGGCCCTGCCGCGTACGGACCCGGTCGTCTGGAGCGCCCCCGGCGCCCCGGGACCGATTTCCGAGTCCGAGCTCACGTCGTACGAGCGTGACGGTTTCCTCGCCATGGAGCAGCTGCTCACTCCGGACGAGGTGGCCACGTACCGTGCGGAACTCGACCGCCTGGTGACCGACCCGATGATCAAGGCCGACGAGCGCTCCATCGTGGAGCCGAAGTCGCAGGAGATCCGCTCGGTCTTCGAGGTGCACCGGATCAGCGAGATCTTCGCCCGACTGGTGCGCGACGAACGGCTGGTGGGCCGCGCCCGGCAGATCCTCGGCTCGGACGTGTACGTCCACCAGTCGCGGATCAACGTGAAGCCCGGCTTCGGCGCGTCCGGCTTCTACTGGCACTCGGACTTCGAGACCTGGCACGCCGAGGACGGTCTGCCGCGCATGCGTACGGTGTCGGTCTCGGTCGCGCTGACCGAGAACTACGACACCAACGGCGGGCTGATGATCATGCCCGGCTCGCACAAGACGTTCCTCGGCTGCGCGGGCGAGACGCCGAAGGACAACTACAAGAAGTCGCTGCAGATGCAGGACGCGGGCACGCCCTCGGACGAGGCGCTGACCCGGTTCGCCGACGCACACGGCATCCGCCTGTTCACCGGCAAGGCGGGCGCGGCGACCTGGTTCGACTGCAATGCCATGCACGGCTCGGGGGACAACATCACCCCGTACCCGCGCAGCAACGTCTTCATCGTCTTCAACAGTGTGGAGAACGAGGCGGTCGAGCCGTTCTCGGCGCCCGTGCGGCGGCCCGAGTTCATCGGCGCGCGCGACTTCACGCCGGTGAGGTGA
- a CDS encoding MarR family winged helix-turn-helix transcriptional regulator gives MQTGPAGQRATAPPADPDCRGASSAARCGEVSHAVTRVARLHRATAGRLLRQAGIYPGQELVMMLLWERGTMRQSELIRSVELDPSTVTKMLQRLEQSGHVSRHSCTDDRRAVMVEATASSRALLSAVQAAWERLEDITLGGLEPDERAQLLALLGRVEANLCAQTEEDGAKCPGTGGS, from the coding sequence GTGCAGACCGGACCCGCAGGACAGCGCGCCACCGCGCCACCCGCCGACCCCGACTGTCGCGGCGCCTCGTCGGCGGCGCGGTGCGGAGAGGTGAGCCATGCGGTGACGCGTGTGGCCCGGCTGCATCGGGCCACGGCGGGGCGGCTCCTGCGTCAGGCGGGGATCTATCCCGGCCAGGAGCTGGTGATGATGCTGCTGTGGGAACGCGGCACCATGCGGCAGTCGGAGCTCATCCGGTCCGTGGAGCTCGACCCTTCGACGGTCACCAAGATGCTTCAGCGTCTGGAGCAGTCCGGCCATGTGAGCAGGCACAGTTGTACCGACGACCGGCGGGCGGTGATGGTCGAGGCGACCGCGTCCAGTCGCGCGCTGCTGTCCGCCGTCCAGGCGGCCTGGGAACGCCTGGAGGACATCACCCTCGGCGGACTCGAACCGGACGAACGCGCCCAACTGCTCGCCCTCCTCGGCCGGGTGGAGGCGAACCTCTGCGCACAGACCGAGGAGGACGGCGCCAAGTGCCCCGGGACGGGCGGGAGTTGA
- a CDS encoding aminotransferase class V-fold PLP-dependent enzyme has translation MENLAGSLAGDEFAPRSTYLNTASTGLIPARAVTAIHEAMQSVADGAPVDMFADVEAARESYARLAGVPVRQVATGASVATFVGLIATSLPSGAEVLTAEGDFSSAVNPFHMRADLKVRMVPLERLAESVRPDTALVSVSAVQSADGRIADLPALRTAAAAHGARTCIDVSQGLGWLDFDASDYDFTVDVAYKWLMSPRGVAFLTVPEDFGGLIPAFAGWVAGEHPFDNCYGPVAELAHSARRFDESPSLHSFTGARHSLALVEEIGAETVRAHNLALADRFRAGLDRLGIEPVPAPGSAIVSVPQLGHRQAALLDAGLVTSERAGNLRAAFHLYNAAADVDRLLDALSG, from the coding sequence ATGGAGAATCTGGCTGGCAGCCTCGCAGGCGACGAGTTCGCCCCCCGGTCCACCTACCTCAACACCGCGAGCACGGGACTGATCCCGGCCCGTGCCGTCACCGCCATCCACGAGGCGATGCAGTCCGTCGCCGACGGCGCTCCCGTGGACATGTTCGCCGACGTGGAGGCGGCGCGGGAGAGTTACGCGCGGCTCGCGGGCGTCCCCGTCCGGCAGGTCGCGACGGGCGCCTCGGTCGCCACCTTCGTCGGACTGATCGCCACCTCGCTGCCCTCGGGCGCCGAAGTCCTCACCGCCGAGGGCGACTTCTCCTCCGCGGTCAACCCGTTCCACATGCGCGCCGACCTCAAGGTGCGCATGGTGCCGCTGGAACGCCTCGCCGAATCGGTGCGGCCGGACACGGCGCTGGTGTCGGTCAGCGCCGTGCAGTCCGCCGACGGACGGATCGCCGATCTGCCCGCGCTCCGCACGGCCGCGGCCGCCCACGGGGCACGTACCTGTATCGATGTCTCGCAGGGCCTTGGCTGGCTGGACTTCGACGCGAGCGACTACGACTTCACCGTCGACGTCGCCTACAAGTGGCTGATGTCGCCGCGGGGCGTGGCCTTCCTGACCGTGCCCGAGGACTTCGGCGGTCTCATCCCGGCGTTCGCGGGCTGGGTGGCCGGGGAGCACCCCTTCGACAACTGCTACGGCCCGGTCGCCGAACTCGCCCATTCCGCACGGCGGTTCGACGAGAGCCCGAGCCTGCACTCGTTCACGGGCGCCCGGCACTCACTGGCCTTGGTCGAGGAGATCGGGGCCGAGACCGTACGCGCCCACAACCTCGCCCTCGCCGACCGCTTCCGCGCCGGACTCGACCGGCTCGGGATCGAGCCCGTGCCCGCACCCGGTTCCGCGATCGTCTCGGTGCCGCAACTCGGCCACCGCCAGGCCGCGTTGCTCGACGCGGGCCTGGTCACCTCCGAGCGGGCGGGCAATCTGCGCGCCGCCTTCCACCTCTACAACGCGGCGGCCGATGTGGACCGGCTGCTCGACGCGCTCTCCGGCTGA